The following are from one region of the Cytobacillus firmus genome:
- the purM gene encoding phosphoribosylformylglycinamidine cyclo-ligase, with protein MANAYKQAGVDIEAGYEAVSRMKKHVQKTMRPGVLGGLGGFGGMFDLSELNLKEPVLVSGTDGVGTKLMLAFMMDKHDTIGVDAVAMCVNDIVVQGAEPLYFLDYIACGKAAPERIEAIVKGIADGCEQAGCALVGGETAEMPGMYSVEEYDLAGFAVGACEKSNLINGADIKAGDVLIGLASSGIHSNGYSLVRKLFFEKANMSLTEHVEELGCTLGEELLRPTKIYVKPLLSAMKQFKLKGMAHITGGGFIENIPRMLPEGLGAQLTESNWEVPPVFTVMEKIGGLERKEMYNIFNMGTGMVIAADKEIADELIAYFNEMGENAYLMGTVTGQEGIEIL; from the coding sequence ATGGCAAATGCATATAAACAGGCCGGAGTTGATATTGAAGCTGGCTATGAAGCAGTTTCCCGCATGAAAAAACACGTACAGAAGACGATGCGTCCTGGTGTACTTGGCGGTTTAGGCGGATTTGGCGGCATGTTCGATCTTTCAGAACTGAACCTGAAGGAACCGGTTTTAGTTTCAGGTACAGATGGTGTCGGCACGAAGCTGATGCTCGCTTTTATGATGGATAAGCATGACACCATTGGGGTTGATGCTGTCGCCATGTGCGTAAATGATATTGTCGTACAGGGAGCAGAGCCTCTTTATTTCTTAGATTATATCGCCTGCGGAAAAGCAGCGCCTGAACGGATTGAAGCGATTGTGAAAGGCATCGCGGATGGCTGCGAACAGGCTGGATGTGCACTTGTAGGCGGTGAAACAGCCGAAATGCCTGGCATGTACAGTGTGGAAGAATATGACCTTGCCGGATTTGCTGTCGGTGCCTGTGAAAAATCGAACCTGATTAATGGTGCGGACATCAAGGCAGGAGATGTGCTGATCGGTCTTGCCTCCAGCGGGATTCACAGCAATGGCTACTCACTTGTCAGAAAGCTGTTTTTTGAAAAAGCGAATATGTCCTTAACAGAGCATGTAGAAGAATTAGGCTGCACTTTAGGGGAAGAGCTGCTTCGCCCGACAAAAATTTACGTAAAGCCGCTTCTGTCAGCTATGAAGCAGTTCAAGCTGAAGGGTATGGCACATATTACAGGCGGCGGATTTATTGAAAATATCCCGCGCATGCTGCCTGAAGGTCTTGGCGCCCAGCTTACTGAAAGCAATTGGGAAGTGCCGCCTGTGTTCACGGTGATGGAGAAGATCGGCGGACTGGAACGCAAAGAAATGTACAACATTTTTAATATGGGAACAGGCATGGTGATTGCAGCAGATAAAGAAATTGCTGATGAACTGATCGCCTACTTTAATGAAATGGGCGAAAATGCCTATCTGATGGGGACAGTAACGGGTCAGGAAGGAATCGAAATTCTGTAA
- the purL gene encoding phosphoribosylformylglycinamidine synthase subunit PurL, whose translation MSLMLEPSPEQLKAQKVYKEMGLSDDEFAMIEKIIGRLPNYTEIGLFSVMWSEHCSYKNSKPVLSKFPTTGEKVLQGPGEGAGIVDIGDGQAVVFKIESHNHPSAIEPYQGAATGVGGIIRDVFSMGARPVALLNSLRFGELDSPRVRYLFKEVVAGIAGYGNCIGIPTVGGEVQFDSSYEGNPLVNAMCVGLIDHKDIKKGQAHGVGNTVMYVGAKTGRDGIHGATFASEELTDQSESKRPAVQVGDPFMEKLLLEACLELVQSDALVGIQDMGAAGLTSSSAEMASKAGSGIEMNLDLVPQRETGMTAYEMMLSESQERMLIVVKKGREQEIVDLFSKYGLEAVSVGKVTDDKMLRLTHQGEVVAELPVDALAEDAPVYHKPSSEPEYFREFQAMENEIPAVEDYKETLVKLLQQPTIASKEWVYDQYDYMVRTNTVVAPGSDAAVIRIRGTRKGLAMTTDCNSRYMYLDPETGGKIAVAEAARNIICSGGQPLAITDNLNFGNPEKPEIFWQIEKAADGISEACRTLDTPVIGGNVSLYNETNGTAIYPTPVIGMVGLVEDIDHVTTQSFKAAGDLIYLVGETKDEFGGSELQKMTYGKIFGKAPALDLEKEEKAQEQILKAIRSGLVASAHDVAEGGLAVAAAESLIGSKGLGADIKVTGNATSALFSESQSRFLLSVKKEDQEAFENLVDATLIGEVTEAPVLYLSNEEGLLLAEQVEVLKQAWKGAIPCLLK comes from the coding sequence ATGTCGTTAATGCTTGAGCCAAGTCCGGAACAGTTAAAGGCACAGAAGGTATACAAAGAAATGGGTTTGTCTGATGACGAATTTGCGATGATTGAAAAGATTATCGGGCGTTTGCCAAATTACACAGAAATCGGTTTGTTTTCGGTTATGTGGTCAGAGCATTGCAGCTATAAAAACTCAAAGCCCGTTTTAAGCAAGTTCCCGACAACAGGAGAGAAAGTACTTCAGGGACCAGGGGAAGGAGCTGGAATTGTTGATATCGGCGATGGGCAAGCAGTTGTGTTTAAAATCGAAAGCCACAATCACCCTTCTGCAATCGAGCCTTACCAGGGGGCAGCAACAGGTGTCGGCGGGATTATCCGCGATGTATTTTCAATGGGCGCAAGACCGGTCGCACTCCTCAACTCTTTACGCTTTGGAGAATTGGATTCTCCTCGTGTACGGTACCTTTTTAAAGAAGTAGTCGCAGGCATTGCGGGCTACGGAAACTGCATTGGCATTCCTACAGTTGGGGGAGAAGTGCAGTTTGATTCTTCCTATGAAGGAAATCCGCTTGTTAACGCGATGTGTGTCGGCTTAATCGACCATAAAGACATTAAAAAAGGCCAGGCCCATGGAGTAGGCAACACCGTTATGTATGTTGGCGCGAAAACGGGCCGTGATGGTATCCATGGTGCTACTTTTGCATCTGAAGAACTGACAGACCAATCAGAATCAAAACGCCCGGCGGTACAGGTTGGCGATCCATTCATGGAAAAGCTTCTGCTGGAGGCATGTCTTGAACTGGTACAGTCTGACGCACTAGTCGGCATTCAGGATATGGGAGCTGCAGGTTTGACAAGCTCTTCTGCTGAAATGGCCAGCAAAGCGGGATCAGGGATTGAAATGAATCTTGACCTTGTTCCTCAAAGGGAAACAGGTATGACAGCATATGAAATGATGCTTTCCGAGTCTCAGGAGAGAATGCTGATTGTCGTGAAAAAAGGACGCGAACAGGAGATTGTGGATTTATTTTCAAAATATGGCCTGGAAGCCGTTTCTGTCGGCAAGGTAACGGATGATAAAATGCTCCGCCTTACTCATCAGGGGGAAGTAGTGGCAGAGCTTCCAGTAGATGCACTTGCAGAGGATGCGCCAGTTTATCATAAGCCATCAAGCGAGCCTGAGTATTTCCGTGAATTCCAGGCGATGGAAAATGAAATTCCTGCGGTTGAAGATTATAAAGAAACATTGGTAAAGCTTCTCCAGCAGCCGACAATCGCCAGCAAGGAATGGGTTTATGACCAATACGACTATATGGTTCGCACCAATACAGTAGTAGCACCTGGATCAGATGCAGCTGTCATCCGCATCCGCGGCACCCGCAAAGGATTGGCTATGACAACAGACTGTAATTCACGGTATATGTATCTTGACCCTGAAACAGGCGGAAAAATAGCTGTTGCAGAAGCGGCAAGAAATATCATTTGCTCCGGCGGTCAGCCATTGGCGATCACGGATAATCTGAACTTCGGAAATCCGGAGAAGCCTGAAATCTTCTGGCAGATTGAAAAAGCGGCAGACGGAATCAGTGAAGCATGCCGCACATTGGATACACCAGTTATCGGCGGAAACGTCTCTTTATATAACGAAACAAATGGAACAGCGATCTACCCGACACCTGTCATCGGAATGGTCGGGCTTGTAGAAGACATTGACCATGTGACAACACAATCTTTTAAAGCAGCTGGGGACTTAATTTATCTGGTAGGCGAAACAAAGGATGAATTCGGCGGCAGTGAGCTGCAGAAGATGACATACGGAAAGATCTTCGGAAAAGCGCCTGCACTTGATCTCGAAAAAGAGGAAAAGGCACAGGAGCAAATTTTAAAAGCCATTCGTTCGGGACTTGTAGCATCTGCCCATGATGTGGCAGAAGGCGGGCTGGCTGTAGCTGCTGCGGAAAGCCTGATCGGTTCAAAAGGTCTGGGAGCGGATATCAAGGTAACAGGAAATGCGACTTCAGCTTTATTCAGTGAATCACAATCCCGTTTCTTGCTATCTGTAAAAAAAGAAGATCAGGAAGCTTTTGAAAATTTAGTAGATGCGACACTAATTGGTGAAGTAACAGAAGCACCTGTACTATATCTCTCCAATGAAGAGGGCCTACTGCTTGCCGAACAGGTTGAGGTTCTAAAGCAGGCCTGGAAAGGAGCTATTCCATGCTTGCTGAAATAA
- the purF gene encoding amidophosphoribosyltransferase, whose translation MLAEIRGLNEECGVFGIWGHQDASQITYYGLHSLQHRGQEGTGMVVTDGKKLKGMKGEGLVTEIFTADAMKELEGKAAIGHVRYATAGGGGYENVQPLLFNSQSGSLALCHNGNLVNATALKHQLEGQGSIFQTSSDTEVLAHLIKRAGFSSLKDRVKNALSMIKGAYAFLIMTETELMVALDPNGMRPLSLGKIGDAYAVASETCAFDVVGAEYIRDILPGELLIIDDNGFRSEMFAMASNIAMCTMEYVYFSRPDSNINGINVHTARKNLGKQLALEVPIEGDVVTGVPDSSISVAIGYAEASGIPYEMGLIKNRYVGRTFIQPSQSLREQGVKMKLSPVRGVVEGKRVIMVDDSIVRGTTSRRIVTMLKEAGATEVHVLISSPPIKNPCFYGIDTSTKEELIAGNHSVEEIREIIGADTLTFLSTEGMVKAIGRKDGQCLACFTGQYPTEIYPSTLHPYEKV comes from the coding sequence ATGCTTGCTGAAATAAGAGGATTGAATGAAGAGTGCGGTGTTTTTGGAATCTGGGGGCATCAGGATGCCTCCCAAATCACGTATTACGGGCTTCACAGCCTGCAGCACCGAGGCCAGGAAGGAACAGGAATGGTTGTTACCGATGGCAAAAAGCTGAAAGGCATGAAAGGTGAAGGACTTGTAACGGAAATTTTCACAGCAGATGCCATGAAGGAGCTGGAAGGAAAAGCAGCGATCGGACATGTTCGCTATGCGACTGCCGGCGGGGGCGGATATGAAAATGTCCAGCCTCTCTTGTTCAACTCACAAAGCGGCAGTCTTGCTCTTTGCCATAACGGAAACCTGGTGAATGCGACTGCCTTGAAGCATCAGCTTGAAGGGCAGGGCAGCATTTTTCAAACGAGCTCGGATACAGAGGTGCTGGCGCACTTGATTAAGCGTGCAGGCTTCTCTTCACTTAAGGACCGTGTCAAAAATGCTTTATCCATGATTAAAGGAGCTTATGCTTTTCTGATCATGACCGAAACAGAGCTGATGGTTGCATTGGACCCGAACGGCATGAGGCCGCTCTCACTTGGCAAAATTGGTGATGCTTATGCGGTTGCATCTGAAACCTGTGCTTTTGATGTGGTCGGTGCAGAGTATATCCGCGATATTCTTCCGGGAGAACTGCTGATTATTGACGACAATGGATTCCGGTCAGAGATGTTTGCCATGGCCTCTAATATTGCCATGTGCACGATGGAATATGTATATTTCTCCCGTCCGGACAGCAATATCAACGGAATCAATGTGCATACAGCCCGGAAAAACCTTGGAAAGCAGCTGGCTCTTGAAGTGCCAATTGAAGGTGATGTTGTTACGGGAGTGCCGGATTCCAGCATATCGGTTGCGATTGGCTATGCTGAAGCGTCGGGCATTCCATACGAGATGGGCCTGATTAAAAACCGCTATGTGGGACGCACATTTATCCAGCCATCCCAGTCGCTGCGTGAGCAGGGTGTGAAAATGAAGCTGTCTCCGGTACGCGGAGTGGTAGAAGGCAAGAGAGTCATCATGGTGGATGACTCGATCGTCCGCGGAACAACAAGCAGACGGATCGTTACCATGCTGAAGGAAGCTGGTGCGACTGAGGTGCATGTGTTGATCAGCTCACCGCCGATTAAGAATCCATGCTTCTATGGGATCGATACATCGACAAAGGAAGAACTGATTGCCGGCAATCATTCTGTTGAGGAAATAAGAGAAATCATTGGTGCGGACACACTTACCTTTTTAAGTACAGAGGGTATGGTCAAAGCAATCGGCCGAAAAGACGGACAATGCCTGGCATGCTTTACAGGCCAGTACCCGACGGAGATTTATCCGAGCACTTTGCACCCATATGAAAAGGTGTAA
- the purN gene encoding phosphoribosylglycinamide formyltransferase, whose translation MKKIAVFASGSGTNFQAIADAVKKGELQAEIVLFVCDRPGAYSIERAQNEQVPQFVFSAKDYAGKAEYERAILQRLQESGAEYIILAGYMRLIGPTLLKEFEGRIINIHPSLLPAFPGKDAIGQALSANVKVSGVTVHFVDEGMDTGPIIAQAPVDINAGETLESLQKKIHEVEHKLYPQVLQNLFYAKMVEC comes from the coding sequence ATGAAAAAAATAGCAGTGTTTGCTTCCGGAAGCGGAACGAACTTTCAGGCCATTGCTGATGCTGTAAAAAAAGGTGAGTTGCAGGCTGAGATTGTCTTGTTTGTCTGTGATCGGCCAGGTGCATACAGCATTGAACGTGCACAAAACGAACAAGTTCCGCAGTTTGTTTTTTCAGCTAAAGACTATGCCGGCAAAGCAGAGTATGAAAGAGCGATTTTGCAAAGGCTGCAGGAGAGCGGCGCCGAGTATATTATTCTCGCAGGCTATATGAGACTGATTGGCCCGACGCTTTTGAAAGAGTTTGAAGGCAGGATTATTAATATCCATCCTTCTCTTCTTCCCGCTTTTCCAGGTAAGGATGCAATTGGCCAGGCGTTATCTGCCAATGTGAAGGTAAGCGGTGTGACGGTTCATTTTGTCGATGAAGGTATGGATACTGGGCCGATTATTGCTCAAGCGCCAGTTGATATAAATGCTGGTGAAACGCTTGAAAGCCTTCAAAAGAAGATACATGAAGTCGAGCACAAACTTTATCCGCAGGTTTTGCAAAATCTTTTCTATGCTAAAATGGTAGAGTGTTAA